The Theileria annulata chromosome 3, complete sequence, *** SEQUENCING IN PROGRESS *** genome has a segment encoding these proteins:
- a CDS encoding ABC transporter, putative (note;~Tap-24g11.q1c.cand.55 - score = 116.92;~9 probable transmembrane helices predicted for TA05455 by TMHMM2.0 at aa 73-92, 156-178, 191-213, 358-380, 449-471, 974-996, 1028-1050, 1109-1126 and 1133-1155), with product MNKDTRVENNTDSSNWYESGKDVEFDDLYSFDSELKSEYEDSEKGSEPLPDDTTEVKEEREKKGSKKKKKYRNYSQSTGISFFFFSWMTDWIKLASKGKLKHEDFPDIPDSDFDQYATAEFGSCLDKYRDYEKCNKLVKLVGRSRLCVLKVFSNSFIFIFCFSIFNDIFEVFNSYLLSHVMKQKMPTTVKELFRYFALVLLVLIVNLVDIVTDGHHYFYYRRLVLRIENLLFSFLFSRILSKNHFSVENGPHKYEYKSESFIISMDPNNSFNISAIPRYHHKSSGIMDSQANFNLEKINKKSKKTSNSTKRPKNVRFDEEEISLLNLALFDISEIAWGILKLIDLLTIPLKILIIGCWLYYQVGATAIKAVCFIIISSVLMVLSEWESAKLVKGYVTRIDYRISKTLIILENLTNFKMFRWLNLCKESVLMSRIIELQLCLKRTILSSIGSWLGISLPNILGLAVFLIYSTSRERVANLDPAFTIPLLHTLNHFIKPFKDLPSDLSDHLETTISCVRIETFLFSKQLKSYIDTNFTGSGTSPNSTSPTPSFESTPKKSPDLTTMVKTIYEEEVETGRSTIIDESDNIFENGDFFTDDKENFQITKQEEEHTEEEKYVIYMKNATFCRAEKKIFTGISFKLRQRDKVVISGSNITEKFLFGMCLIDELQHTEGIYFNHYINKNMCTGIVSQSPWIPMGTIREIILFGNQYNRKLYEKIIEICQLSHDFANWKMNDMRFIDEGGQNLSTGQKVRISLARTLYTLYANNLELDNFKTMSSNGAVGMNNNGGKRNKSGNLVILDEIFTVLDPQIATKIFNNLFGKEGILNDFTCIITIQDSFLPILKDTKYNNYFKFYSLTTEHIQPISIYSHEEILEVENNEEDELDENNLPLERDYSRKSSKEHKSSEFEEESQEPETRSETEPEVSEVEKKKDEELDEREKLFGSNELFTDGNKNICLVKLENFIWYLKKVGLRLVILVVSVSFTAMMLNVGSDIVVSKWSPPKSKTEAMSGKISQLITMKRSSYLMKLNYLYIFTFLTSCTIVLFLWRSLLEVQGTLSAAHKVYSSALNGILKCPIVIFNKIPIGNINNRLSADQSYVDYSVFRRFSHFMSSFIYTFLTAASLCYLNPWSVLLIPLLILLSYFCVFKMYIPMSIFNMRSSLETRGYICSQFSQVISGSYVIKCLNNENYIMNNFLKYLKIHQNTKFFCHASSSWTMIRLKILTYPLIVINLLKPLIPLIGDSKFNSTDIQKIAEVQSDSDVVGESKKNGMVDGNIGLALTYSYKFAKLLKSTLNKIVELETEMCASQRLQELAKLDPDYDIAEEKVFVFKRRSKVNKTLVRNKINNINKRVSISPECLSPSNQRLTSLDQIEDTMSEGLSVSNVVVKYESKICLNQINFKTGKNEHVGLIGRTGAGKSTLLQSLAGLIKLDSGCIRIDGVDISKLSNEQMKDLVGILPHIPPLLPGWTVRRYIDSENKYADEEIYQAVQTCNFSKFIGYLLRCDFESKNKKDGDNTKPFDEQSEFGDYAESEVNDELIIGGDTFENLKQALDIRIAKQKENKCITVSDIDLQYLTLLKLYLNRHKLRLILIDECYTVEQNNKHKLEQITVIINRLFKENVVIIVAHQHESLSLCNRVLLLEGGKIGEIQPEN from the exons ATGAATAAAGATACCCGAGTGGAAAATAATACAGATTCTAGTAATTGGTACGAATCTGGGAAAGATGTGGAGTTTGATGATCTTTATAGTTTCGATTCAGAACTTAAATCTGAATATGAAGATTCAGAAAAAGGATCTGAACCCTTACCAGATGATACCACAGAAGTGAAAGAAGAAAGAGAAAAGAAAGGATctaaaaagaagaaaaagtATAGAAACTACAGCCAAAGTACAGGAATCAgtttcttcttcttctcATGGATGACAGATTGGATAAAGCTGGCAAGTAAAGGAAAACTAAAACACGAAGATTTCCCAGATATACCGGATTCAGATTTTGATCAATACGCGACAGCAGAGTTCGGAAGCTGTTTAGATAAGTATAGAGATTATGAAAAGTGTAAcaaattagttaaattgGTAGGAAGAAGTAGATTGTGCGTGCTAAAGGTATTTAGTAACAGtttcatattcatattttgtTTCTCAATTTTTAATGACATATTCGAAGTGTTCAACTCGTATCTACTAAGCCACGTGATGAAACAAAAAATGCCAACAACAGTGAAAGAGCTATTCAGAT ATTTTGCGCTGGTCTTATTGGTGTTGATAGTGAATTTGGTAGATATAGTCACGGATGGacatcattatttttattaccGAAGATTAGTGTTGAGAATAGAAAATCTACTATTTTCGTTCTTGTTCAGTAGAATATTGTCTAAAAACCATTTTAGCGTAGAAAATGGACCACacaaatatgaatataaatctGAATCGTTCATCATATCAATGGACCCAAATAATAGCTTTAACATATCAGCGATCCCTAGATACCATCATAAAAGTAGTGGAATAATGGATAGCCAAGCAAATTTCAACCtggaaaaaattaacaagAAGAGTAAAAAAACGTCTAATAGCACCAAAAGACCGAAAAATGTAAGATTCGATGAGGAGGAAATAAGCCTGTTGAATTTGGCGCTGTTTGATATTTCAGAAATTGCATGGGGAATTCTAAAGCTAATCGACCTTCTTACAATCCCactgaaaattttaataataggATGTTGGCTTTATTACCAAGTAGGAGCAACAGCAATAAAAGCAGTGTGTTTTATAATCATCTCGAGCGTGTTGATGGTCCTCTCAGAGTGGGAGTCGGCAAAATTGGTAAAGGGATATGTAACAAGAATAGATTATAGAATCTCAAAAACCCTAATCATTCTAGAAAATCTGACAAATTTCAAAATGTTCAGATGGTTAAACCTATGTAAGGAATCAGTACTAATGAGTAGGATCATAGAACTACAACTATGCCTGAAAAGAACAATACTCAGTTCAATAGGCTCATGGTTAGGAATAAGTTTACCAAACATTCTAGGACTGGCAGTATTTTTGATATATTCAACCAGCAGAGAAAGAGTAGCGAATTTAGACCCAGCATTCACAATACCACTGCTTCACACCCTCAACCACTTTATTAAGCCCTTTAAGGACCTGCCATCAGATCTGAGTGATCATCTGGAAACAACAATATCGTGTGTCCGTATAGAGACttttttgttttcaaaGCAGTTAAAGTCGTATATTGACACCAATTTCACAGGTTCTGGAACAAGTCCTAACTCTACATCACCAACCCCTTCATTTGAAAGCACGCCGAAAAAGTCACCGGACCTGACAACAATGGTCAAAACAATATACGAAGAAGAAGTGGAGACAGGAAGAAGCACAATAATAGATGAAAGTGATAATATCTTTGAAAATGGAGACTTTTTTACAGACGATAAGGaaaatttccaaattaCCAAACAGGAAGAGGAACATACagaagaagaaaaataTGTGATTTACATGAAAAATGCAACCTTTTGCAGAGCAGAAAAGAAGATATTCACCGGAATCAGTTTCAAGCTACGCCAAAGAGACAAAGTGGTGATCTCAGGGTCGAACATTACagaaaaatttttattcgGGATGTGCCTAATAGACGAATTACAACATACTGAAG gGATATACTTTAATCATTACATTAATAAGAATATGTGTACGGGAATAGTGAGTCAGAGCCCATGGATACCGATGGGAACAATCAGagaaataatattgtttgGAAACCAGTATAACAGAAAGCtttatgaaaaaatcaTCGAAATCTGCCAACTCAGCCACGATTTCGCTAACTGGAAGATGAATGATATGAGATTCATAGACGAAGGAGGACAAAATCTGTCAACAGGACAGAAAGTTAGAATATCATTAGCAAGAACATTGTACACGCTTTATgcaaataatttagaactGGATAATTTCAAAACTATGAGTAGTAATGGAGCAGTAGGCATGAACAACAATGGAGgaaaaagaaataaatcGGGGAATTTGGTGATATTGGACGAGATCTTTACAGTCCTGGACCCACAAATAGCAACGAAAATATTCAATAACCTGTTTGGAAAGGAAGGgatattaaatgatttcACATGTATCATAACAATACAAGATAGTTTTTTGCCAATATTAAAGGACACAAAGtataacaattattttaaattctacAGTTTGACAACAGAACATATTCAGCCAATTTCAATCTATTCTCACGAAGAGATTTTAGAGgttgaaaataatgaagagGACGAATTAGATGAAAACAACTTACCGCTAGAGAGAGATTATTCAAGAAAAAGTTCTAAAGAGCATAAATCGAGTGAATTTGAAGAAGAATCCCAGGAACCAGAGACTAGAAGTGAAACAGAACCAGAAGTTAGTGAAGTGGAAAAAAAGAAAGATGAGGAATTGGATGAAAGAGAAAAGCTTTTTGGATCAAACGAACTATTTACAGACGgaaacaaaaatatatgCCTAGTGAAGCTGGAAAATTTCATATGGTACCTCAAGAAGGTGGGTCTGAGACTAGTCATACTTGTGGTCTCAGTCTCATTTACAGCAATGATGTTAAACGTAGGAAGCGATATTGTAGTATCAAAATGGTCACCACCAAAATCTAAAACTGAAGCAATGAGTG GGAAAATAAGTCAATTAATAACGATGAAAAGGAGTAGTTATTTGATGAAgcttaattatttgtacATATTCACGTTTTTGACATCTTGTACAATTGTCCTTTTCCTATGGAGGTCACTGTTGGAAGTTCAAGGAACACTTAGCGCAGCACACAAGGTCTACTCAAGCGCACTCAACGGAATATTGAAGTGTCCAATCGTAATATTCAACAAGATACCAATAGGAAACATAAACAACAGGCTTAGTGCAGACCAAAGTTATGTGGATTACAGCGTGTTTAGAAGGTTTTCACACTTCATGTCATCATTCATATATACATTTCTGACT GCTGCATCACTTTGCTACTTGAACCCATGGTCAGTGCTCCTTATACCGCTGTTGATACTGTTATCATATTTCTGCGTGTTCAAAATGTACATACCAATGTCGAT attcaATATGAGAAGCAGTTTGGAAACCAGAGGATATATCTGCAGCCAGTTCTCGCAGGTGATATCCGGCTCCTATGTTATAAAGTGCCTCAATAACGAAAATTACATCATGAACAACTTTCTAAAGTACCTGAAAATACACCAAAACACAAAGTTCTTTTGCCACGCCTCATCCAGTTGGACCATGATAAGGCTCAAAATACTGACCTACCCACTAATTGTAATAAACTTGCTAAAACCGCTCATTCCGCTGATAGGGGACTCTAAATTTAACTCTACAGACATCCAAAAAATAGCAGAAGTACAAAGTGATAGTGATGTGGTTGGTGAAAGTAAGAAAAATGGGATGGTCGATGGGAACATCGGACTGGCACTAACATATTCATATAAGTTTGCGAAGCTATTGAAGTCGACGCTAAATAAAATAGTTGAACTAGAAACTGAAATGTGCGCATCACAACGTTTACAA GAACTAGCAAAATTGGACCCGGATTATGATATAGCGGAAGAAAAGGTATTCGTTTTCAAGAGAAGGAGTAAAGTGAATAAAACCTTAGTTAGGAATAAGATTAACAACATTAACAAGAGAGTATCAATCTCGCCAGAGTGTCTCTCACCCTCAAATCAGAGACTAACATCTCTTGATCAAATTGAAGATACGATGTCCGAGGGATTATCAGTTAGTAATGTGGTTGTTAAGTACGAAAGCAAAATTTGCTTAAACCAAATCAACTTTAAAACTGGAAAAAACGAACATGTAGGATTAATCGGAAGAACAGGAGctg gcAAGAGCACTTTATTACAAAGTCTAGCAGGACTAATCAAGTTGGACTCAGGATGTATAAGAATTGACGGGGTTGACATATCGAAGTTATCAAACGAACAGATGAAGGACCTGGTTGGAATTTTGCCTCACATACCTCCGCTACTACCAGGGTGGACGGTTAGAAGGTACATTGACTCAGAAAACAAGTACGCAGACGAGGAAATTTACCAGGCAGTCCAGACGTGCAACTTTTCGAAGTTTATCGGATACCTATTGAGGTGTGATTTTGAAAGCAAGAACAAGAAGGATGGAGATAATACAAAGCCGTTTGATGAGCAAAGCGAATTTGGAGATTATGCAGAAAGTGAAGTCAACGACGAGTTGATCATTGGAGGAGATACCTTTGAGAATTTAAAACAGGCATTGGATATTAGAATTGCCAAGCAAAAGGAAAATAAATGCATTACAGTCTCAGATATTGATCTTCAGTATCTGACCTTACTGAAGCTTTACCTTAACAGGCACAAGTTAAGGCTCATTTTAATTGACGAATGTTACACGGTAGAGCAGAACAATAAGCACAAGCTGGAACAAATAACGGTTATCATTAATAGGCTATTTAAGGAGAACGTTGTCATAATAGTGGCTCACCAACACGAATCTCTCAG cCTATGTAACCGAGTGCTACTATTGGAAGGTGGGAAGATTGGAGAAATCCAACCAgaaaattaa
- a CDS encoding uncharacterized protein (note;~Tap-24g11.q1c.cand.56 - score = 10.66) — protein sequence MSYGWLTESTLGPKKPKEISVPKGSIASLNNIIKRHIQKDIEKHEQKRKHKKTDLFELSNPGVELRNKIDRKESTINRRDRRKRMEQKAKLYKQMNEGKVDPGENSEFLVDFKRKIQTEQHNLKEGEEGVEDSEANKINREE from the exons ATGAGTTACGGGTGGCTTACTGAGAGTACTTTAGGCCCCAAAAAGCCCAAAGAAATTTCTGTTCCAAAAGGCTCTATCGCTTcattgaataatattatcaaaagGCATATTCAGAAGGATATTGAGAAGCATGAACAGAAACGAAAACATAAGAAG ACTGATCTCTTCGAGCTAAGTAATCCGGGAGTGGAGCTAAGAAATAAAATCGACAGGAAGGAATCTACAATAAATCGCAGAGATAGGAGAAAGAGGATGGAACAAAAGGCCAAGCTATATAAACAAATGA ATGAGGGGAAGGTGGATCCGGGCGAAAACAGTGAATTCTTGGTAGATTTCAAGAGAAAAATTCAGACTGAACaacataatttaaaagaagGGGAAGAAG GTGTTGAGGATTCAGAGGCCAATAAAATCAATCGAGAAGAATAG